One region of Carbonactinospora thermoautotrophica genomic DNA includes:
- a CDS encoding antibiotic biosynthesis monooxygenase family protein: protein MAYVAINVLTVPAEQAGTLEERFAQRAGMVEKAEGFEHFELLRPVEGTDQYLVYTRWRSKADFERWRDGMGAQAHQREAERPGPPAATGATLWSFEVVQEAGPAR, encoded by the coding sequence ATGGCGTACGTAGCGATCAACGTGTTGACGGTTCCGGCGGAGCAGGCGGGCACGCTGGAGGAGCGGTTCGCCCAGCGGGCCGGCATGGTGGAGAAGGCCGAAGGCTTCGAGCACTTCGAACTGCTGCGGCCGGTGGAGGGCACCGATCAGTACCTGGTGTACACGCGCTGGCGCAGCAAGGCGGACTTCGAGCGCTGGCGCGACGGCATGGGCGCGCAAGCCCACCAGCGGGAGGCCGAGCGGCCGGGCCCGCCGGCCGCGACCGGGGCGACCCTGTGGTCGTTCGAGGTCGTCCAGGAGGCCGGGCCGGCCCGGTGA
- a CDS encoding menaquinone biosynthetic enzyme MqnA/MqnD family protein, with amino-acid sequence MRPRVGHIQFLNCLPIYWGLVKSGALLDVELIKDTPDRLNDALVRGDLDIGPISLVEFLRHADELVVLPELAVGSDGPVMSCNLVSQVPLDQMDGMRVALGSTSRTTVQLARLVLEQRYGVKPRYFQCPPDLAIMMQEAQAAVLIGDAALRAALVQGPRLGLDVHDMGAAWKDLTGLPMVFAVWAVRRDYLAAHPDLVREVHQAFLRSRDLSLAEVDKVAEQAARWEVFDAATLARYFTTLDFSLGERQLAGLREFARRVASQIGIDAEVEITLLDP; translated from the coding sequence ATGCGGCCGAGAGTCGGGCACATCCAGTTCCTGAACTGCCTGCCGATCTACTGGGGCCTGGTCAAGTCCGGTGCGCTGCTCGACGTCGAGCTGATCAAGGACACCCCGGATCGGCTGAACGACGCCCTGGTCCGGGGGGATCTGGACATCGGGCCGATCAGCCTGGTGGAGTTCCTCCGCCACGCCGACGAGCTGGTGGTGCTGCCGGAACTGGCCGTGGGCAGCGACGGGCCGGTCATGTCGTGCAACCTGGTCAGCCAGGTGCCGCTCGACCAGATGGACGGGATGCGCGTCGCGCTCGGCTCGACCAGCCGGACCACCGTGCAGCTCGCCCGGCTGGTGCTGGAGCAGCGGTACGGAGTCAAGCCGCGGTACTTCCAGTGCCCGCCGGATCTCGCGATCATGATGCAGGAGGCGCAGGCCGCGGTGCTGATCGGCGACGCGGCGCTGCGCGCGGCGCTGGTCCAGGGGCCACGCCTGGGGCTCGATGTGCACGACATGGGCGCGGCCTGGAAGGACCTGACCGGGCTGCCCATGGTGTTCGCGGTGTGGGCGGTGCGGCGGGACTACCTGGCCGCGCACCCGGACCTGGTACGCGAGGTGCACCAGGCGTTCCTGCGCTCCCGGGACCTGTCGCTGGCCGAGGTGGACAAGGTGGCCGAGCAGGCGGCCCGCTGGGAGGTGTTCGACGCCGCGACCCTGGCCCGGTACTTCACCACGCTGGACTTCTCGCTCGGGGAGCGGCAGCTCGCGGGCCTGCGCGAGTTCGCCCGGCGCGTGGCGTCCCAGATCGGGATCGACGCCGAGGTGGAGATCACGCTGCTGGACCCGTGA